In Candidatus Moanabacter tarae, the genomic stretch CTCCTTTACTTTGGACCCAATGGCGATAGGGCACTTGAACCATCTGCTCAATTAGATGGAAAATAGTACAGGTAGTGTAAGAGAGCCCGAGCATCAGGATATAGAAATCAAGGTCACACAATTTCCAAAAAGGACCATCCGCCGCCCAGGCTGAGGGTCCATGAACGCGAGTCAGCTCATCGGCCTTAGGTCCGATAGCCGCGACCGAGTGGAAGAGATGGGTGCTGCGGCGCGCTTCTTGAAGAGTTCGCACTTTTTCCGATATTTGTCCCATACCAGAAGGATCATTATCCAAGTCTAGAGTACAGACTTTAGGCCGAAAAGTGAAAGATGGTACCGCGAGTGTCCCATCCTTGGTAAGGACACCTAGAAGAGCACGAACAACAGTTGCGGCTCCTCCCTCAACTAATCCAATGCTGCTAAGTGAACTGTGGACAAAGACTGCATCCCCCTGTTTTAGGCCTAACTTCTCAAAAGCAGCAATAAGTTGATTTTGGTTCACCGGATGCCCTTTATTTCAATTGAAGTAAGGAATGTTCCAAAGGTCAATCCAATCGTTCTTAGCTTTTGTGAGTCGCTAGGTTTGATTTATGGACAATAGTTAAAACATACAGCGATTTTTGCTTAAATTGAGGTGGCATTTCCAGTGACACATACGGTGAGATTATCAGTAATTTTCTCCATTCGTCTGAATATGCCGAACGATGATGACCCTTGTATTCGATCATTGCCTTGGTAGCGATTTTTAGTTCAGTATTCCCAATTTCATTAGAAAGGCTAATTTGATGATACTTTCAGAAATGACTTCTCCAGAAATCGATGCCTTGCCGAGGGATATTGTTGTCCTGGTTCCTATCGCGTCGTGTGAGCAGCATAGCACCCACCTGCCTGTGTTTACCGATAGTATGATCGGAGGTGAGGTGGCGCGTCGAGTACATGAGTGCGCACCCAATGACGTCCTGGTGCTCCCAGTTCAATGGCTTGGGTACTCACAACACCATATCCGATATCCCGGTACGGTGAGCGCCATTTCTGAGACCCATCTGCTTTTAATGATGGATATTGTTGCTTCTATGGTTGGGCACGGGTTCAAGAAAATTTTCATCCAAAACTCCCATGGAGGAAATAGTGCAGGAATCTCGGTGCTCCTACAGCGTCTGATGGAGCGATATCAGGATGGGGATGTCGAATTTTACACTCGCTGGGCTTGGGCCTCGATGGATAAGCTCAACGCCATCAGAGATTTGGGTAACGCAGGCTCTGGCCATGCTGGTGAGACGGAAACGTCAATGATTCTAGCCATGCGACCAGATCTTGTAAGGACGGAAAATTTTGATGCCGATGGTGAAAAAACTGGTATGCAGGTGCCTGGAGTTTCCTCCTATCACCGATTTGATCAACGTACTCGACATGGCGGAGTGGGGGATCCGCAGCCCGCCACTCCAGAGAAGGGGGAGGCAATGTTGAAAGCCTCAGCTGAGGAGATTGCGGCTGCTGTCCTAAAGATCAGAAAGCTTCGGCCCTTTGATTCGATATGAAGCCTGTAAAGGTCTTCTAGCTAGAAATTCAAGCTATTTACTGAAGTTTTCCGAGACTTGGATCTTCACGAAAACAGAGCTTAGGCCAGCTATCGAAGTTTCGATTCTGATTTGTCTGGTCTAAACCCCAACACCCAATTTCTGGACTGATCGGTGAAGAATTTTCAACTCAAGCGGTCCTTTTACCCTGATTAAGGAACGTAGCGGAAAGATTTCAACCGAGTGGATCAGAAGTTTATAATCGGATTATTTGTTTAACAGGAGTATTTGGCCGATCTCTCTGAGTCATCTTGCGGATAAGTTCTTTTTGTGGGTTTTTGACGGCTTGTTTCCACTTTGCCTGCCACTCCGACGAATCTTTCAGTTCTGAAGACGGATTTGAGCGACTGCGGGCAATAAAATCAGGGTACCATGGGCGACCGCTAGGAGAACCTGTTATTTGATATCTTAGATCGAGACTCCATCGTATCTCCTCGGCCCCGTTTGGGCCTGAACCATGCGGAGTGAGTTTGTGAAGAAAGAGAACGTCTCCTTTAGTCATAGGAAGACTCAAAGATTTACGTGCCGGCATATTCTCTTCGCTGATTCCGAATCCTTCACTCCATAGGACCTTTTCGGTTCGATGAACTTCAGGAATTATCTCAAGACACCCGTTTCTCTCATCCGTGTCGACAAGCGGGATCCAAACCGTCAGGATAAAACAATCATCCGCCTCTTCTGTATGGACTTGAGCGTCTTGATGCCAGGGAGCAGTATAAGAAGAAGCTCCGTCCCAGAGACTTGACGGCAGTTTACACCGGACATGTTGAATCGGAGAACAAGTGATTTCTGGACCAAGGATTCCTTCAACGAGGTCGAGCAGATTATCGTTCCTTAAAAACTCAAAAGTCGATTTACCTATGACTTTGTTGATATCCATCAACTGGTCGGCATCTCGGTAAGTTGCTTCATCGTCTGCACAGAGTCGGGCCAGTCGGGTTTCGAACCCTTCAGCCTCATGGCAACATTCGATCTTTCCCTTTTTTTTGAGGTCCCTTGCAAGATCGTCGACTACACGATTGTACTCATTGATCACGGGTTGAAGATCAGCATCGGAAACCCCGTTCTCAATCAACAAGTAACCGTCTCTATAAAATGACTCAACTTGGTTTGCAGAAAGCATAATCTAAATCGAGTTTAGATAGTACTTCTCTTGCCATCAGTTGTCAATATCTAGACTAGAGGGTAAAGGTCTGAATCTCTTAAAAAATCGTGAATCAAACTCAACCGAACCAATTTCATCGTACTGGGAAAACTCAGATTGTCTTATAATC encodes the following:
- the mftE_1 gene encoding Putative mycofactocin system creatinine amidohydrolase family protein MftE, which translates into the protein MILSEMTSPEIDALPRDIVVLVPIASCEQHSTHLPVFTDSMIGGEVARRVHECAPNDVLVLPVQWLGYSQHHIRYPGTVSAISETHLLLMMDIVASMVGHGFKKIFIQNSHGGNSAGISVLLQRLMERYQDGDVEFYTRWAWASMDKLNAIRDLGNAGSGHAGETETSMILAMRPDLVRTENFDADGEKTGMQVPGVSSYHRFDQRTRHGGVGDPQPATPEKGEAMLKASAEEIAAAVLKIRKLRPFDSI
- the yokD_1 gene encoding SPBc2 prophage-derived aminoglycoside N(3')-acetyltransferase-like protein YokD, which encodes MNQNQLIAAFEKLGLKQGDAVFVHSSLSSIGLVEGGAATVVRALLGVLTKDGTLAVPSFTFRPKVCTLDLDNDPSGMGQISEKVRTLQEARRSTHLFHSVAAIGPKADELTRVHGPSAWAADGPFWKLCDLDFYILMLGLSYTTCTIFHLIEQMVQVPYRHWVQSKGVLRKSNAAEQPLPTAAFVPNPGFPGNDFNRLGKRMEELGLVRITPIGNAISRLFKAKTAVRLGIEEYRKDPLLFLKTNQVTTMLEEGVQFGADKCVVDPGAVFRR